The genomic region GTGAACCTGCCAGGTCGCCGGATCGAAGCTGCGCCGGCTTCCCCGCGGGTGGTTCACGCGGAAGAACTGGTGGTTGGAAAAGACATTGTTGAGCTGCTCAGCACGGCGATGTATGTCGAACCGCTTGCGCTTTACCGCGAATACGTCCAGAACGCTGCGGACGCGATTGATCAAGCATGTCGCGCGGGCCTTCTCTCCGGTCGCGCAGCAGGCCGAATCGACGTCTCGCTCGACGCTTCAGGCCGCGAGGTGCGGATTCGCGACAACGGGATCGGGCTACCAGCGTCTGACGCTGAGCGGATGCTGATCGCGTTCGGTGCGAGCCGGAAGCGAGGCGACGTGGAGAGTGGCGCCCGCGGCTTTCGTGGAGTTGGAAGACTAGCAGCGTTGGGCTATGCGCAGGCACTTAGCTTTCGAACGAAAGCTCACGGCGAATTGCGCGGGACGGAAGTTCGGTGGGACTGCCGAAAGCTCCGGAGCATTCTGCTCGATCCGGAGTATTTGGGCGACCTACGCGACGTCGTGCGGGACGTGGTTACAGTCCGCGAAGGGCCGAAAGAGGAATTGGATTCGCATTACTTCGAAGTCCATCTCGAACGGGTAGTGCGCCTTCGAAATGACCTTCTTCTCAACGAAGACGAGATCCGCTGTTATCTCGCTCAAGTGGCACCGGTTCCGTTCCCGCGCACCTTCAGGTTTGCAACGGCCATTGAGGAGTACCTTAGCGATTTTTTGCCGGGGGGGCATTTCGAAATTCGCATCGGGAACTCAGAAGCTCGGGTCGAGCGCCCCTTTAGCGATGAATTCGCAATCTCTACAGGTAAGACGGACCGGTTTACGGAACTAGAGACGATCACCCTGGAAGACCCGGACATTGGCCTCGTGGCAGTGGGTTGGGTCCTGCACCACGGCTACCACGGAGCAATTCACGCATCGCCTGGATTGCGAGGCCTCCGCGCGCGCGTAGGAGATCTCCAGGTGGGCGGACCCGAGATCTTCGCCGGCATCTTTCCCGAGTCGCGGTTCAATGCCTGGACAGTGGGCGAGTTGCACATCATTGATCCCCGAGTTGTCCCGAACGGGCGGCGGGATAACTTTGAACAGAACGCGGCGGCACTCACATTGATTCACCGGCTTGGCCCACTCGGCCGCGGACTCGCTCACAAGTGCCGAGACAGTTCAGCCCGGCGTGTACGCTTGAAGAAGTTTGAAGCTAATGAGCGGAAAGCGATCGAGTCCTTAGAAATCCTAGAAGATGGAAAGATCGGGCGGGCAGCCGCCGACTTGATAGGGAAAGAGATTGGGTCGGCACTCGGCCAGATGCAGATGCTGATTGAACACGACCTTCTTCTCAGGTCCGAGCAGGAGGAACTGCGCGACCGTCTCGAAACACTGCGCGTCAGATACGACGTAGTGCTTCGGGCCCCGGTGGGGAGCGCTCTGAAAGATGTATCAAAGAAGCAGCGGGCCGTATATGAGCAAGCAGTCCATTGGATCTTTGAATGCTCGCCGAACCGAGCTGCAGCGAAGGCGCTCGTAGATCGGATCGCGGCACGGATACAAGCCGGTGGGGACGGAGACTCTGCGTGAACAGGCGCCCAAACGCATTCCGACCGGAATGCGGTCTGTGATGGCGCTTCACAGCACGGGGCGCTCGAGCGCCCCGTGCTTCACGTGCCAGTATGGTGCTTCCTTCACGAGGCGGCTGAAGACGGTAGAGCCTTCAGCGAAGCTATAGCCGTAAAGGCCCATTGGCGATTTATCTCGATACTCGACGCAGCCGAAGCAACGCACGGCTAGTTCAGATTGCACCCCCGCGCGCGTGAGTCCGCGGTACAAAGTGAAGGAAGGGTGAGCGCGCCGATACCAGTGCTTTTTGCTCTCAGCATCATGCAGCTGCAGGATCCGAAACTCAGCATCTAGTCCCTGGTAAATTCGATTCCACCCGAGGTTCCTCCCGAGATAGCTCGTGACGAAGAGGACGTCATCTTCTCGTAGGCGACCGTCCTGAAACATTGAAGCGAACTGAATGTGGAAATCGCCTGCGGCGCATACACCCTCGAGATCCAGAAAGAGGATCGCTGGTAGATCATCATCTTCCCGGACGTAGTCAAACAAATTACCTCGACTTGTTTGCACTTCGATGGGTGGGTCGGCGGTCGCGAGTTTTCGCGACGTTTCCGCCGCGATTCGCGCACGTACCGGATCGATTTCGTACGAGGTGGCTTGGGTGACGAGATTGGGGTCGATAAACCAGAGGTTCTGAACGTCTCGCAGTTCGGTGCCCCCCAGCGTGACATAGCGGTATCGTTCAGCGCTTCCGAAGTGCCGAAGCCAGCGCGCAAATAGCAGGTGGAAAGCCGCGTATTTGGCCGGCCCGAAGATCCTCCGGTTTTTGTCGTCCTTTTTCTTGGCAATCACCGTTTAGATTTCCTTAATACCCAGTTTTTAATGCTGGAGGAGAGCTCATTGGCCGTTGCCCTCTGCTGGAAATCACCGACAATCCCGAACTGTGCTGCTAACGTTCGCGCTTGGTCGGTTGTAAGCGTGAACGTCACCTGAATGGTGTCTCGTTGTTTTTTCTTCGGCGTTACCTTGGGACGATAGACCGTATCGGGGAGCGCCGCGCCTCTCCCGCGCTTCGGACCGATTGCCACGGTTGCCCGATGCGGGATAGCGAGATCCCGTTTTGAGCGGTCGATGATGTTCGCGAGCGGCGTTTGGATCAGATTCGAAACCTCGCCCGATGCTGCAATTGCGGCGTACGTTGCTCTCCAGTTATCGAAGAGGTTTCTCACCAACTTGTGAGTGGTGAGCAGGCGCATGATGTCACGGTCGGTGTTCAAGTGCCGCTTATGCGTATCCCACGGAATGAATACATTGGGCCCTTTGATGTTGATATAGCCCCGAATGAGGTTTTTCGCTGCGCTGGCGGGAAACCGGTCAGCGAACGTAGTCTGATCGTAGGCTACGAAAAGTCGATCATTCCCGTATAGATCAATCCCCCAAGAGGGACCGCCTTTCTTCGAACCGGAAGTTCTCCGGCATCCAAGCACCACTTCAATCTGTACATCGTGTTTGCGGCCTTCAAGTTCCAATACGGCTTCGAAGGTCACCTGTTGTGGCCGAATATCAATCTCGCCAGCGTGAGTGGCGCTAAAATCGTATAGATCGTCGAGGGGCTTGAGTGGCTGCGACCGATCTAAGAAATAAATTTTGATTGCGGGATTGCGGATAAGTAACAGCGTGTAGGTCAGTTGAATCTGATCTACAATCTTCTGGACTTGATCCGGTTCTGTGTACCAAGGAGCTCCACCGACCGGCTCCTCTCTCAATTGGAACACATATCGTGTCTGGCCCTTCTCGATTACGCTCTTGTCCTTCAAGAGGGCGTATGGGAAGTCGTAACGATCAGGATCGTTGATCCACTCCGGGCCTAACTGTACGGCAATGGCATCGTCCGTTGTCCCTGCGGGGTTCCAGTACCTCGTGACGATGGCCGCTGCTTCGGCCAATCGGAACACAGCTTTTTTCCCGCCGGTCTTGTAGCTCCCGATCGTTGGTGAAAGCGCGGTCGTGTCGCTAAAGCCCGGCACAACGAGGTGCTCAAGCTTGTCGACGGACACGCCGCCAGCGTTGTCCTCGTAAGTCAGTTGGTT from Longimicrobium sp. harbors:
- a CDS encoding ATP-binding protein, translated to VNLPGRRIEAAPASPRVVHAEELVVGKDIVELLSTAMYVEPLALYREYVQNAADAIDQACRAGLLSGRAAGRIDVSLDASGREVRIRDNGIGLPASDAERMLIAFGASRKRGDVESGARGFRGVGRLAALGYAQALSFRTKAHGELRGTEVRWDCRKLRSILLDPEYLGDLRDVVRDVVTVREGPKEELDSHYFEVHLERVVRLRNDLLLNEDEIRCYLAQVAPVPFPRTFRFATAIEEYLSDFLPGGHFEIRIGNSEARVERPFSDEFAISTGKTDRFTELETITLEDPDIGLVAVGWVLHHGYHGAIHASPGLRGLRARVGDLQVGGPEIFAGIFPESRFNAWTVGELHIIDPRVVPNGRRDNFEQNAAALTLIHRLGPLGRGLAHKCRDSSARRVRLKKFEANERKAIESLEILEDGKIGRAAADLIGKEIGSALGQMQMLIEHDLLLRSEQEELRDRLETLRVRYDVVLRAPVGSALKDVSKKQRAVYEQAVHWIFECSPNRAAAKALVDRIAARIQAGGDGDSA